A region from the Salmo trutta chromosome 40, fSalTru1.1, whole genome shotgun sequence genome encodes:
- the LOC115180599 gene encoding chymotrypsin B: MAFLWFVSCLAFVSAAYGCGIPAIKPEVSGYARIVNGEEAVPHSWPWQVSLQQTSGFHFCGGSLINENWVVTAAHCNVATYHRVIIGEHKKGSGNNAEDIQILKPAKVFTHPKWNPSTINNDISLIKLSTPAVLNTNVSPVCLAETADVFAPGMTCVTTGWGLLRYNALNTPNELQQAALPLLSNEQCKTHWGSNISDVMICAGGAGATSCMGDSGGPLVCEKDNVWTLVGIVSWGSSRCSTTTPAVYARVTELRSWVDQTLAAN, translated from the exons ATGGCTTTCCTCTGGTTCGTGTCTTGTCTCGCCTTCGTCAGCGCCGCCTACG GCTGCGGCATCCCCGCCATCAAGCCTGAGGTGTCTGGCTATGCCCGCATCGTTAATGGTGAGGAGGCTGTGCCCCACTCCTGGCCCTGGCAGGTATCTCTGCAGCAGACCAGCGGCTTCCACTTCTGTGGGGGATCCCTGATCAACGAGAACTGGGTGGTCACCGCCGCTCACTGCAACGTCGCTACCTACCACCGCGTGATCATTGGAGAGCACAAGAAAGGCAGCGGCAACAACGCTGAGGACATCCAGATCCTGAAGCCCGCTAAG GTGTTCACCCACCCCAAGTGGAACCCCAGTACCATCAACAACGATATCTCCCTGATCAAGCTGTCCACCCCTGCTGTCCTGAACACCAACGTGTCCCCTGTGTGCCTGGCTGAGACCGCCGACGTCTTCGCACCTGGCATGACCTGTGTGACCACCGGCTGGGGTCTGCTGCGCTACAACGCTCTCAACACCCCCAACGAGCTGCAGCAGGCTGCTCTGCCCCTGCTGTCCAATGAGCAGTGCAAGACGCACTGGGGGAGCAACATCTCCGATGTCATGATCTGTGCCGGTGGTGCTGGTGCTACCTCCTGCATGGGTGACTCCGGTGGCCCCCTGGTCTGTGAGAAGGACAACGTCTGGACCCTGGTCGGTATTGTGTCCTGGGGCAGCAGCCGTTGCTCCACCACTACCCCCGCTGTGTACGCCCGCGTCACCGAGCTCCGTTCCTGGGTGGACCAGACCCTGGCCGCCAACTAA